In Mycolicibacterium mucogenicum DSM 44124, the following are encoded in one genomic region:
- a CDS encoding glycoside hydrolase family 1 protein, with amino-acid sequence MKWNRVVVASAVALSLGLSACGAKQDAKQERTDSSSSWNRNFYWGTATAGYQVEGDAPDSNWRRYVDRTAGKPVPPGADVLSAAPVEPYKQADDFRHRYKEDIANAHAMGVNTFRFGVEWARVMPQPGKWDEKELAYYDDVVATLLANGMTPMITLMHWVYPGWIADRGGFLNNVAAFEDFAKAITKRYAGQGVLWVSINEPLAFGAMELRTGAIKPDQFGTFLDRVADAHRAVYRAAHDADPKAKVTTNEAYIPPEVLAQFSGFGVKGIEGSFFDRVRDSLDYLGFDYYTGTAADNPASAQSMAARWNIKLQPEDIYYVARHYAQRYPGLPIYVVENGMVTDNAKPRTDGVTRSQYLSDTVFWLQRAKADGIPIIGYNYWSLIDNYEWGSYQPRFGLYSVDALGDPALRRVPTDAVQTYTQITRDGGTPPAYRPVIPAAKCSTTVGKDSCAPLDMNGPTVALR; translated from the coding sequence ATGAAGTGGAACCGGGTTGTCGTGGCGTCGGCCGTTGCCCTCTCGCTGGGCCTCTCCGCCTGCGGCGCGAAGCAGGACGCAAAGCAAGAGCGGACGGACAGCAGTTCGTCGTGGAATCGCAACTTCTACTGGGGTACCGCAACGGCCGGTTACCAGGTGGAAGGCGACGCTCCCGACAGCAACTGGCGCCGGTACGTCGACCGGACGGCCGGCAAGCCCGTCCCACCCGGCGCCGACGTCCTGAGCGCAGCTCCGGTGGAGCCCTACAAGCAGGCCGACGACTTCCGGCACCGCTACAAGGAGGACATTGCCAACGCGCATGCCATGGGCGTCAACACTTTTCGCTTCGGGGTCGAATGGGCGCGGGTGATGCCGCAGCCCGGCAAGTGGGACGAAAAAGAACTGGCCTACTACGACGACGTGGTCGCGACGCTGCTCGCCAACGGCATGACGCCGATGATCACGCTGATGCACTGGGTCTACCCCGGCTGGATCGCCGACCGCGGCGGCTTCCTCAACAATGTCGCCGCGTTCGAGGACTTCGCCAAGGCGATCACCAAACGCTATGCGGGGCAGGGCGTGCTGTGGGTGAGCATCAACGAGCCACTGGCCTTCGGCGCGATGGAACTGCGCACCGGCGCCATCAAACCTGACCAGTTCGGCACGTTCCTCGACCGCGTCGCCGACGCCCACCGCGCCGTCTACCGCGCCGCCCACGACGCCGACCCCAAGGCCAAGGTCACCACCAACGAGGCCTACATTCCGCCGGAAGTGTTGGCGCAGTTCAGCGGATTCGGCGTCAAGGGAATCGAGGGGTCGTTCTTCGACCGCGTCCGGGACAGCCTCGACTACCTCGGCTTCGACTACTACACCGGTACGGCCGCGGACAATCCCGCGTCGGCGCAGAGCATGGCGGCGCGGTGGAACATCAAGCTGCAGCCCGAGGACATCTACTACGTGGCGCGTCACTACGCCCAGCGGTATCCCGGCCTGCCCATCTATGTCGTCGAGAACGGCATGGTCACCGACAACGCGAAACCGCGCACCGACGGCGTGACGCGATCGCAGTACCTCAGCGACACCGTGTTCTGGCTGCAGCGCGCGAAAGCCGACGGCATCCCGATCATCGGCTACAACTACTGGTCACTCATCGACAACTACGAGTGGGGCAGCTACCAGCCACGCTTCGGCCTGTATTCGGTTGACGCCCTGGGCGATCCAGCGCTGCGTCGAGTGCCGACCGACGCCGTCCAGACCTACACGCAGATCACCCGCGACGGCGGTACGCCGCCGGCATACCGGCCCGTGATCCCTGCGGCGAAGTGCTCGACGACCGTCGGCAAGGACAGCTGTGCGCCGCTGGATATGAACGGGCCGACGGTCGCGCTGCGCTGA
- a CDS encoding nucleoside deaminase, with the protein MQNLNRRTVLRGAGIALGASAAAAGAAGQAHAQPDPGPQDLAHLRRTFVLAEQAREAGGAPYGALVADAAGNVVAAHGNTSSVDGGDPTDHAEMVTVRSAWRALGDDGMKPATLYASTEPCTMCAGGAFWSGIGRVVYGMSNTRLLQFTGGDPRNAGYALPCRDILLHGYRPITVIGPLLEDEAAQAHQGYWR; encoded by the coding sequence ATGCAGAACCTGAACAGGCGGACCGTGCTGCGCGGCGCCGGGATCGCCCTCGGCGCGTCGGCGGCGGCCGCCGGCGCCGCGGGTCAGGCCCACGCCCAGCCCGATCCCGGCCCGCAAGACCTGGCCCACCTCCGGCGCACATTCGTGCTGGCCGAGCAGGCGCGCGAGGCCGGCGGCGCCCCCTACGGCGCCCTGGTTGCCGATGCCGCAGGCAATGTGGTGGCCGCGCACGGCAACACGTCGTCGGTCGACGGCGGTGATCCGACCGACCACGCCGAGATGGTCACCGTCCGCAGCGCGTGGCGCGCGCTCGGCGACGACGGCATGAAGCCGGCGACGCTGTACGCCAGCACCGAGCCGTGCACGATGTGTGCGGGCGGCGCCTTCTGGAGCGGCATCGGCCGGGTGGTGTACGGCATGTCCAACACCCGGCTGCTCCAATTCACCGGCGGCGACCCGAGGAACGCGGGCTACGCACTGCCGTGCCGCGACATCCTGCTGCACGGCTACCGCCCGATCACCGTCATCGGGCCACTATTGGAAGACGAAGCGGCACAAGCACATCAGGGCTACTGGCGCTGA
- a CDS encoding TetR/AcrR family transcriptional regulator, whose translation MPTVGRYAKGEAKRAEIKAVALAVLERDGEAGASMRVIANEANISLAGLMHYFPTRDVLLTELHRDADAKFEERYRNSGVDIDPGEAMAQAMVDKAAKPGSGTVYLSLAAAAAVDPSHPAADYLRHRYESMRATISDYVRRRQASGAVPAHVDADFAATALIAAADGIQIQWMSDRSIDMGAHVRAVWGALLS comes from the coding sequence ATGCCAACTGTGGGGCGGTATGCCAAGGGCGAGGCCAAGCGCGCGGAGATCAAGGCCGTCGCACTCGCGGTGCTGGAACGCGACGGCGAGGCCGGTGCGTCGATGCGCGTGATCGCCAATGAGGCGAACATCAGCCTGGCGGGCCTGATGCACTACTTCCCCACGCGTGACGTCCTCCTGACCGAGTTGCATCGCGACGCCGATGCGAAATTCGAAGAACGGTACCGAAATTCGGGCGTCGACATAGATCCGGGCGAGGCCATGGCGCAGGCGATGGTGGACAAGGCCGCCAAACCCGGATCGGGGACGGTCTATCTGTCCCTGGCTGCGGCCGCCGCCGTCGATCCGTCCCATCCGGCCGCGGATTACCTGCGCCACCGATACGAGAGCATGCGCGCGACCATCAGCGACTACGTCCGCCGCCGGCAGGCGTCCGGCGCGGTCCCCGCGCACGTCGACGCCGATTTCGCCGCCACCGCGCTGATCGCCGCGGCGGACGGGATTCAGATCCAGTGGATGTCCGATCGATCGATCGACATGGGCGCTCACGTGCGCGCGGTGTGGGGCGCATTACTGTCCTGA
- a CDS encoding YbhB/YbcL family Raf kinase inhibitor-like protein: MTASPYDNLPQLPTFTLTSTSLTDGGPLANAQVSGIFGAGGEDVSPQLSWSGFPAETRSFAVTVYDPDAPTASGFWHWAVANLPADVTELAADAGNGDALPGGAITLANDASLKRFLGAAPPAGHGPHRYYIAVHALPVEKLDIPEDATPAFLGFNLFMQAIARAVIHGTYEQK; encoded by the coding sequence ATGACCGCTTCGCCGTACGACAACCTGCCGCAGCTGCCGACCTTCACCCTGACCTCGACGTCGCTGACCGACGGCGGCCCGCTGGCCAACGCCCAGGTCAGTGGCATCTTCGGCGCCGGGGGAGAAGACGTCTCGCCGCAGCTGAGCTGGTCGGGCTTCCCGGCCGAGACCCGCAGCTTCGCCGTCACCGTGTACGACCCCGACGCCCCGACCGCGTCGGGCTTCTGGCACTGGGCCGTCGCCAACCTGCCCGCCGACGTCACCGAGCTCGCCGCCGACGCGGGCAACGGCGATGCGCTGCCCGGCGGCGCCATCACCCTGGCCAACGACGCCAGCCTCAAGCGCTTCCTGGGCGCCGCCCCGCCGGCCGGCCACGGCCCGCACCGGTACTACATCGCCGTGCACGCGCTGCCCGTCGAGAAGCTCGACATCCCCGAGGACGCCACCCCGGCGTTCCTGGGCTTCAACCTGTTCATGCAGGCGATCGCGCGGGCCGTCATCCACGGCACGTACGAGCAGAAGTAG
- a CDS encoding M20/M25/M40 family metallo-hydrolase: MTVTAPEDEVVELVSSLIRFDTSNTGEPETTKGEAECARWVAAQLEEVGYETEYVETAPGRGNVFTRLPGADPNRGALLIHGHLDVVPAEPADWSVHPFSGAVKDGYVWGRGAVDMKDMCGMMIAVARHLKRNNIVPPRDLVFAFVSDEEHGGTYGCQWLVDHRPDLFDGITEAIGEVGGFSLTVPTKAGGERRLYLIETAEKGLSWMRLTARGRAGHGSMVHDDNAVTEIAEAVAKLGRHQFPLVLSESVEQFLAAVSEETGYDLDPTSPDLEGSIAKLGGIARIVGATLRDTANPTMLKAGYKANVIPATAEAMVDCRVLPGRKEAFERELDALLGPNITRTWERDLPSVETTFDGDLVDAMNAAILAVDPDARTVPYMMSGGTDAKAFVRLGIRCFGFAPLRLPPELDFAALFHGVDERVPVDALQFGAKVLEHFLTHC, translated from the coding sequence GTGACTGTGACTGCGCCCGAAGACGAAGTCGTTGAGCTCGTCAGCTCGCTCATCCGATTCGATACGTCCAATACCGGGGAGCCGGAGACCACAAAAGGCGAGGCCGAATGTGCCCGCTGGGTGGCCGCTCAGCTCGAAGAGGTGGGGTACGAAACGGAGTATGTCGAGACGGCGCCCGGCCGCGGCAACGTCTTCACGCGGCTGCCCGGCGCCGACCCCAACCGCGGCGCCCTGCTGATCCACGGCCACCTCGACGTCGTCCCCGCCGAGCCCGCCGACTGGAGCGTGCACCCATTCTCCGGCGCGGTGAAGGACGGCTACGTCTGGGGCCGCGGCGCGGTCGACATGAAGGACATGTGCGGCATGATGATCGCCGTCGCACGGCATCTGAAACGCAACAACATCGTGCCGCCAAGAGACCTGGTCTTCGCTTTCGTCTCCGACGAGGAGCACGGCGGCACCTATGGCTGCCAGTGGCTCGTCGACCACCGGCCCGACCTGTTCGACGGCATCACCGAGGCCATCGGCGAGGTCGGCGGCTTCTCGCTGACGGTCCCGACCAAGGCGGGCGGCGAACGCCGCCTGTACCTCATCGAGACGGCCGAAAAGGGCCTGTCCTGGATGCGGCTGACGGCCCGCGGCCGGGCCGGGCACGGCTCGATGGTGCACGACGACAACGCCGTCACCGAGATCGCCGAAGCCGTTGCCAAACTGGGCCGGCACCAGTTCCCGCTGGTGCTGTCCGAGTCGGTCGAGCAGTTCCTGGCGGCGGTGTCGGAAGAGACCGGCTACGACCTCGACCCGACCTCCCCGGACCTGGAGGGCAGTATCGCCAAGCTGGGTGGCATCGCGCGCATCGTCGGGGCCACGCTGCGCGACACCGCGAACCCCACGATGCTCAAGGCGGGCTACAAGGCCAACGTCATCCCGGCCACGGCCGAGGCCATGGTCGACTGCCGCGTCCTGCCGGGCCGCAAGGAGGCCTTCGAGCGCGAACTCGACGCACTGCTGGGCCCCAACATCACCCGCACCTGGGAGCGAGACCTGCCCAGCGTGGAGACCACGTTCGACGGCGACCTCGTCGACGCGATGAACGCCGCAATCCTGGCCGTCGACCCCGACGCCCGCACGGTGCCCTACATGATGTCGGGCGGCACCGACGCGAAAGCGTTTGTCCGCCTGGGCATCCGGTGCTTCGGCTTCGCCCCGCTGCGGCTGCCGCCCGAGCTGGATTTCGCCGCGCTGTTCCACGGGGTCGACGAGCGCGTCCCCGTGGACGCACTACAGTTCGGCGCCAAGGTCCTCGAACACTTCCTGACGCACTGCTGA
- the upp gene encoding uracil phosphoribosyltransferase, which translates to MGNLHLVDHPLVQHKLTLMRQKDVSTKGFRALLNEISALMTYEVLRDIPMHEIEIDTPLESTTGMVIDGKKLVFASILRAGSGILDGMLSVVPGARIGHIGLYRDPKTHVAVEYYFKMPSDLHERDIVVCDPMLATGNSAVAAIDRLKEYRPRSIKFVCLLTCPEGVAAMQAAHPEVPIYAAALDRQLDEHGYIVPGLGDAGDRIFGTK; encoded by the coding sequence ATGGGTAACCTGCATCTCGTCGACCATCCGCTGGTTCAGCACAAGCTGACGCTGATGCGACAGAAAGACGTGTCCACCAAGGGCTTTCGTGCGCTGCTGAACGAGATTTCCGCGCTGATGACCTACGAGGTGCTGCGCGACATCCCCATGCACGAGATCGAGATCGACACACCGCTGGAGTCCACCACCGGCATGGTGATCGACGGCAAGAAGCTCGTCTTCGCCTCGATCCTGCGGGCGGGCAGCGGCATCCTGGACGGCATGCTCAGCGTCGTTCCCGGCGCGCGCATCGGCCACATCGGGCTGTACCGGGACCCGAAAACCCATGTCGCCGTGGAGTATTACTTCAAGATGCCGAGCGATTTGCACGAGCGCGACATCGTGGTGTGCGATCCGATGCTCGCCACCGGAAACTCGGCCGTGGCCGCGATCGACCGGCTCAAGGAGTACCGGCCGCGCTCCATCAAGTTCGTCTGTCTGCTGACCTGTCCCGAGGGCGTCGCGGCCATGCAGGCGGCGCACCCCGAGGTCCCGATCTACGCGGCGGCGCTGGACCGGCAGCTCGACGAGCACGGCTACATCGTGCCGGGCCTCGGCGACGCCGGCGACCGCATCTTCGGCACCAAGTAG
- a CDS encoding heme-binding protein — MKLTAMLALAGFASLTIAIPNATAAPCTASGLASTAGSVLAQAGAYLDAHPGANEALTNASSSGDAEGAVRAYFTAHPGEFFDLKNIARPLTTLRGQCGGMSVSPAQMSALFDALSS; from the coding sequence ATGAAACTGACTGCCATGCTCGCGCTCGCCGGGTTCGCCTCGCTCACGATCGCCATCCCCAACGCGACCGCAGCGCCGTGTACCGCCAGCGGACTGGCCAGCACCGCGGGCTCGGTCCTGGCCCAGGCCGGGGCCTACCTCGACGCCCACCCGGGCGCCAACGAAGCCCTGACCAACGCGAGCTCGTCAGGCGACGCGGAAGGCGCCGTCCGGGCGTACTTCACCGCTCATCCCGGCGAGTTCTTCGACCTGAAGAACATCGCGCGGCCCCTGACGACGCTGCGCGGTCAGTGCGGCGGCATGTCGGTCTCACCGGCTCAGATGTCTGCGTTGTTCGACGCGCTGTCGTCGTGA
- a CDS encoding SDR family oxidoreductase: protein MKSFLAGDAFADRTVVLIGGGSGIGFAVARLVVSGGGAVVLGGRRAGVLEKAAADLGPAATWQVVDTADERTIDALFARLDAVDALFTTAATYVTGAMRELSLTDAASPFDSKFWGQYRVVKAALPVLTADASVVLMAGAASVRPAGAAPAYVAANAAIEGLARGLAVELAPVRVNAISPGTVDGNLWNQRPQAVREAAFAHFVDASTTGKLAREDEVAAAVVHLFLNGATTGSTIYPDGGYSLR from the coding sequence ATGAAGAGTTTCCTTGCCGGCGACGCATTCGCGGATCGCACGGTCGTCCTCATCGGCGGCGGGTCCGGAATCGGTTTCGCGGTGGCCAGATTGGTGGTGTCGGGTGGGGGTGCGGTGGTGCTGGGCGGGCGCCGCGCCGGGGTGCTCGAGAAGGCCGCCGCCGATCTTGGCCCGGCGGCGACATGGCAGGTCGTCGATACCGCCGACGAGCGCACCATAGACGCTCTGTTCGCCCGGCTCGACGCCGTCGATGCCCTCTTCACCACCGCGGCCACCTACGTCACCGGAGCGATGCGCGAACTCTCGCTGACCGACGCCGCGTCGCCCTTCGACTCGAAGTTCTGGGGTCAGTACCGCGTCGTCAAGGCCGCGCTGCCGGTGCTGACCGCCGATGCGTCCGTCGTCCTGATGGCCGGGGCGGCCAGTGTGCGGCCTGCCGGGGCGGCGCCCGCCTACGTCGCAGCCAACGCCGCCATCGAGGGATTGGCCCGCGGCTTGGCCGTTGAACTCGCGCCGGTACGGGTGAACGCGATATCGCCAGGCACCGTGGACGGCAACTTGTGGAATCAGCGACCCCAGGCCGTGCGGGAAGCGGCGTTCGCCCATTTTGTCGACGCCTCGACCACCGGGAAATTGGCGCGGGAGGACGAGGTCGCGGCCGCCGTCGTTCATCTGTTCCTCAACGGCGCGACGACGGGTTCCACGATCTATCCCGACGGCGGGTACAGCTTGCGTTGA
- a CDS encoding FAD-dependent oxidoreductase yields the protein MRDIRVAVIGAGPAGIYASDILVDEYPQARVDLFDRLPAPYGLVRYGVAPDHPRIKEIIKALRRVLSRDEIRFIGNVHYGTDVKLSDLRRHYDAVVFATGARADRPLDIPGIELPGSYGAADFVSWYDGHPDVPRTWPLEAKSVAVLGAGNVALDIARMLAKPADEQLSTEIAGNVYQGLSLNQATDVHVFARRGPAQIKFSPMEFRELSHSPSVDVIVHPEGFEIDEASQQAINTNKSTKLVVNTMMRYLDVEPTGAPHRIHIHLCQSPVAVLGTHRVEGLRTERTELIGDGTARGTGEFTDWPVQAVYRAVGYLSSHLADLPFDHHAGVVPHDAGRVLDLDGELIEGTYVTGWIKRGPIGLIGHTKSDASETITSLLADLPGLRAPEIGEPDAILEHLAGNGIDYTTWAEWERLDAHEMALGAQQGRERVKVVPRADMISAGRR from the coding sequence GTGCGTGACATCCGCGTGGCGGTGATCGGGGCAGGTCCGGCCGGAATCTATGCGTCCGACATCCTGGTCGACGAATACCCGCAGGCCAGGGTCGATCTGTTCGATCGCCTGCCGGCCCCGTACGGGCTGGTCCGGTACGGCGTGGCACCTGATCATCCCCGGATCAAGGAGATCATCAAGGCGCTCCGGCGAGTGCTCTCACGCGACGAGATCCGCTTCATCGGCAACGTGCACTATGGCACCGATGTGAAACTGTCCGATCTGCGTCGCCACTACGACGCCGTCGTCTTCGCCACCGGGGCACGCGCGGACCGCCCGCTGGACATCCCCGGCATCGAACTGCCCGGCAGCTACGGCGCCGCCGATTTCGTGTCCTGGTATGACGGCCACCCCGACGTGCCACGAACCTGGCCGCTGGAGGCCAAGAGCGTTGCGGTGCTCGGCGCAGGCAATGTGGCACTCGACATCGCCCGGATGCTGGCCAAGCCCGCCGATGAACAGTTGAGCACCGAGATCGCCGGTAATGTGTACCAAGGCCTTTCACTGAATCAGGCCACCGATGTGCATGTCTTCGCCCGGCGCGGCCCGGCCCAGATCAAGTTCTCGCCGATGGAATTCCGCGAGCTGTCCCACTCCCCCAGCGTCGACGTGATCGTGCACCCGGAGGGCTTCGAGATCGACGAGGCCAGCCAGCAGGCCATCAACACCAACAAGTCCACCAAGCTCGTCGTCAACACCATGATGCGATACCTCGACGTCGAACCCACCGGCGCGCCGCACCGCATCCACATTCATCTGTGCCAATCCCCCGTCGCGGTGCTCGGCACCCACCGCGTCGAAGGACTGCGGACCGAACGCACCGAGCTGATCGGCGACGGAACCGCCCGGGGCACCGGCGAATTCACCGATTGGCCGGTGCAGGCCGTCTACCGCGCGGTCGGTTACCTGTCCTCACATCTGGCCGATCTGCCGTTCGACCACCACGCCGGCGTGGTCCCCCACGACGCCGGCCGGGTCCTGGACCTCGATGGCGAGCTGATCGAGGGCACCTACGTCACCGGCTGGATCAAACGCGGGCCGATCGGACTCATCGGGCACACCAAATCCGATGCGTCCGAGACGATCACCAGTCTGCTGGCCGATCTGCCGGGACTGCGCGCACCGGAGATCGGCGAACCCGATGCCATCCTGGAGCATCTGGCCGGCAACGGCATCGACTACACCACGTGGGCGGAATGGGAGCGCCTCGACGCCCACGAGATGGCCCTCGGCGCACAGCAGGGCCGCGAGCGGGTCAAGGTGGTGCCCCGCGCCGACATGATCAGCGCCGGCCGGCGGTAG
- a CDS encoding LLM class flavin-dependent oxidoreductase, with amino-acid sequence MTRQIRFNAFDMNCVAHQSPGLWRHPEDQSWRYKDLEYWTELAKLLERGRFDGLFIADVLGTYDVYGASDEAAIRQAAQIPVGDPLLLVSAMALVTEHLGFGITTGTGFEHPYPFARRISTLDHLTKGRIGWNVVTGYLPAAARNMGQTDQPAHDARYDHADEYLEVLYKLWEGSWEDDAVVRDRERGVFTDPDKVHHIGHSGTHFSVPGVHLAEPSPQRTPVIYQAGSSPRGVRFAAENAEAIFTAAPTKAILAETVSTIRRELELAGRDPYSAKIFNLSTVITAATDAEAHAKHRELLSYGDPEGALVFMSGWMGVDLARYGLDEPIGNVDSNAILSAVKAFQSADPDGREWTVRDIAEWGEIGGMGPRIVGSGATVADTLQEWVAETDVDGFNLAYAITPGSFADVIEHVVPVLTERGAYQADYQPGSLRHKLLGNGDRLPQEHRGARYRVGGPSSTIIDRPSTLPSSSASTAAQPARGR; translated from the coding sequence GTGACCCGACAAATTCGCTTCAACGCCTTCGACATGAACTGTGTCGCTCATCAGTCGCCCGGACTGTGGCGGCATCCGGAGGATCAGTCCTGGCGTTACAAGGACCTGGAGTACTGGACCGAACTGGCGAAATTGTTGGAGCGCGGCAGGTTTGACGGCCTGTTCATCGCCGATGTGCTCGGTACCTACGACGTCTACGGAGCCAGCGACGAGGCCGCGATCCGGCAGGCCGCGCAGATTCCGGTCGGCGACCCGCTGTTGTTGGTATCGGCGATGGCGTTGGTCACCGAGCATCTGGGCTTCGGCATCACCACCGGCACCGGGTTCGAGCACCCGTATCCCTTCGCTCGCCGGATATCGACGCTGGATCACCTGACCAAGGGGCGGATCGGCTGGAATGTGGTCACCGGCTATCTGCCCGCGGCGGCGCGCAACATGGGCCAGACCGACCAGCCGGCCCACGACGCCCGGTACGACCACGCCGACGAATATCTCGAGGTGCTGTACAAGCTGTGGGAGGGCTCCTGGGAGGACGACGCGGTGGTCCGCGACCGCGAGCGCGGGGTGTTCACCGACCCGGACAAGGTGCACCACATCGGGCACTCCGGAACGCATTTCAGTGTGCCAGGGGTGCACCTCGCCGAGCCGTCGCCGCAGCGGACCCCGGTGATCTACCAGGCCGGCTCGTCGCCGCGCGGGGTACGGTTCGCCGCCGAGAACGCCGAGGCGATCTTCACCGCGGCGCCGACCAAAGCCATTCTGGCCGAGACGGTTTCGACGATTCGTCGGGAGCTGGAACTGGCCGGCCGGGATCCGTACTCGGCCAAGATTTTCAATCTGTCGACGGTGATCACCGCGGCCACCGACGCCGAGGCGCACGCCAAGCACCGCGAGTTGCTCTCCTACGGCGACCCGGAAGGCGCGCTGGTGTTCATGTCCGGGTGGATGGGTGTGGACCTGGCCCGCTATGGGTTGGACGAGCCGATCGGCAACGTCGACTCGAATGCCATCCTGTCCGCCGTCAAGGCGTTCCAGTCGGCCGACCCCGACGGCCGGGAGTGGACGGTCCGGGACATCGCCGAGTGGGGCGAGATCGGCGGCATGGGTCCACGGATCGTCGGCTCGGGCGCCACGGTGGCCGACACCTTGCAGGAGTGGGTCGCCGAGACCGACGTCGACGGTTTCAACCTCGCCTATGCCATCACCCCCGGTTCCTTTGCCGACGTGATCGAGCACGTGGTTCCGGTGCTGACCGAACGGGGTGCCTACCAGGCGGATTACCAGCCGGGGTCGTTGCGGCACAAGCTGCTCGGCAATGGCGACAGGCTGCCGCAGGAGCACCGCGGCGCGCGATACCGGGTCGGTGGGCCGTCATCGACGATCATCGACCGCCCGTCGACGCTGCCGTCGTCGTCGGCATCGACCGCGGCTCAACCGGCGCGCGGCCGCTGA
- a CDS encoding WS/DGAT/MGAT family O-acyltransferase: MTFRKLTSLDAQFLAMEDGRAHGHVSVLSTYAPYTADGRRLTAEVIRDLVAERLPLLPPFRWRLVRVPFDLDHPYWVDADDVDVTYHVQESALWAPGDDRRLADHVAEIIARPLDRSRPLWEIHVISGLADDSVALLIKMHHAAVDGVSGAEVLRVLLDDTVEGQPVVAPHSVEPQHRPSQAELLGRGLTNMCRYPARSIRAAVRALPHLDEVPTLRGVPGVSMVARHSRSAKAILERTNTAEGTELVAPRTRFQTAISPRRSVAFGSVSLAEVKAVKDHFGCSINDVVMAMCASGLRSWLADEGELPDGPLLSFVPVSVRTPEQTGTFGNRVTVMMAELPTDEADPVERLHRAQATMTAAKLRHQALPASLLEDANDLIPPALFARATGTALRHGAAFLQPAVNAAISNVPGSPTTLYCAGAEQLSQFPISGVLHGVGLNITVFSYRQELSIGIVVDRDQLDDPWPLLDAVRASLSDLTAAISRRPSA; this comes from the coding sequence ATGACCTTCCGGAAATTGACCAGCCTCGATGCCCAGTTCCTGGCGATGGAGGACGGGCGCGCACACGGCCACGTCAGCGTGCTGAGCACCTACGCGCCGTACACCGCAGACGGCCGCCGGCTGACCGCCGAGGTGATCCGGGACCTCGTGGCCGAGCGGTTGCCGCTCCTGCCGCCGTTCCGCTGGCGACTCGTCAGGGTGCCATTCGACCTCGACCACCCGTACTGGGTCGACGCAGACGACGTCGATGTCACCTATCACGTACAGGAATCCGCGCTGTGGGCACCGGGTGACGATCGCCGGCTCGCCGACCACGTCGCCGAGATCATCGCGAGGCCCCTGGATCGGTCACGGCCGTTGTGGGAGATCCACGTGATCAGCGGACTGGCCGACGACTCCGTGGCACTGCTGATCAAGATGCACCACGCCGCGGTCGACGGCGTCTCGGGCGCCGAGGTGCTGCGGGTGCTGCTCGATGACACCGTAGAAGGACAGCCAGTGGTGGCTCCCCACAGCGTGGAACCGCAGCACCGGCCGTCCCAGGCCGAACTTCTCGGCCGCGGGTTGACCAACATGTGCCGATACCCCGCACGGTCCATTCGCGCCGCGGTGCGTGCGCTGCCTCACCTCGACGAGGTGCCCACGCTGCGAGGTGTGCCCGGCGTCAGCATGGTGGCGCGGCACAGCCGGTCCGCCAAGGCGATCCTGGAGCGCACGAACACAGCCGAAGGCACCGAACTCGTCGCACCGCGCACGCGGTTCCAGACCGCGATCTCGCCGCGCCGAAGTGTGGCGTTCGGTTCGGTGTCACTGGCTGAGGTGAAAGCCGTCAAGGATCACTTCGGATGCAGCATCAACGACGTCGTGATGGCGATGTGCGCGTCGGGGTTGCGGTCGTGGTTGGCCGACGAAGGCGAACTGCCGGACGGACCACTGCTGTCGTTCGTGCCCGTGTCCGTCCGCACCCCTGAGCAAACCGGCACGTTCGGTAACCGGGTCACGGTCATGATGGCCGAACTGCCGACCGATGAGGCCGATCCCGTCGAGCGGCTACACCGGGCGCAGGCCACCATGACCGCAGCGAAACTGCGTCACCAGGCACTGCCGGCGTCCCTGTTGGAAGACGCCAACGACCTCATCCCGCCGGCGCTGTTCGCCCGCGCCACCGGCACGGCGTTGCGCCACGGGGCAGCGTTCCTGCAGCCGGCCGTGAACGCCGCGATCTCCAACGTGCCCGGCTCCCCCACGACGCTGTACTGCGCAGGCGCCGAACAGCTTTCGCAGTTTCCGATCTCCGGCGTACTGCACGGAGTCGGGCTGAACATCACGGTGTTCAGCTACCGCCAAGAGCTGTCGATCGGCATCGTCGTCGACCGCGATCAACTCGACGACCCGTGGCCGTTGCTCGACGCGGTGCGCGCCTCCCTGTCAGACCTGACTGCGGCGATCAGTAGACGACCGTCGGCGTGA